One window of Elaeis guineensis isolate ETL-2024a chromosome 11, EG11, whole genome shotgun sequence genomic DNA carries:
- the LOC105054512 gene encoding protein S40-4: MAGRSQNAYRLFTPVTGPEPTRLGSDEFDEADVWGCGLEPRPAEQRKPVPAARSGRNKAENCDRITGPSSLPVNIPDWSKILREEYRGDNSKSRRDFEDDGDDEGVGGGPLIPPHELLWRSRGASFSVHEGIGRTLKGRDLSRVRNAVWEKIGFQD, from the coding sequence ATGGCAGGGCGGAGCCAGAACGCATACCGGCTCTTCACGCCGGTGACTGGGCCCGAACCCACCAGACTGGGATCAGACGAGTTCGATGAGGCCGACGTCTGGGGGTGCGGCCTCGAGCCCAGACCAGCCGAGCAGCGCAAGCCCGTCCCCGCCGCCCGGTCCGGGCGGAATAAAGCGGAGAACTGCGACCGGATCACCGGGCCCTCGTCGCTTCCGGTGAATATACCGGACTGGTCCAAGATACTGAGAGAGGAGTACAGAGGCGACAACAGCAAAAGCAGGAGGGATTTCGAGGACGACGGCGACGACGAGGGGGTGGGTGGCGGGCCGCTTATCCCACCGCACGAGCTGCTGTGGCGTAGCCGGGGCGCCTCGTTCTCGGTCCACGAGGGGATAGGCCGGACCCTCAAGGGCCGGGACCTGAGCCGGGTCCGGAACGCCGTCTGGGAGAAGATCGGCTTCCAAGACTGA